A single window of Flavobacterium aestivum DNA harbors:
- a CDS encoding Lrp/AsnC family transcriptional regulator, producing the protein MSVLDDELDFQILTLLQKDGRMSFTEISKEINVAVSTIRHRYINLVEDGTLKIIGRIDPNKIGFNAYASILISVKPKTFMNSIFEELSKLPEVSFLASVSGDFDIEANVMCRDMEHLNNLIGEKIHVLEGVFDTKTNMYMKIYKISQPDLELAKLSSK; encoded by the coding sequence ATGAGTGTATTAGATGATGAATTAGATTTTCAAATTTTGACATTGCTTCAAAAAGATGGTAGAATGTCATTTACAGAAATTTCAAAAGAGATTAATGTTGCTGTAAGTACCATTAGGCATCGATATATCAATTTGGTTGAGGATGGGACTTTGAAAATTATTGGAAGAATTGATCCGAATAAAATTGGTTTTAATGCGTATGCCAGTATTTTGATTTCGGTCAAGCCTAAAACGTTCATGAATTCTATTTTTGAGGAATTGTCAAAATTACCTGAAGTTAGTTTTCTAGCATCGGTTTCTGGTGATTTTGATATTGAAGCGAATGTAATGTGTCGGGATATGGAACATTTGAATAATTTAATTGGAGAAAAAATACATGTTTTAGAAGGTGTTTTTGATACTAAAACAAATATGTATATGAAGATTTATAAAATTTCACAACCAGATTTGGAGTTGGCAAAATTGTCAAGTAAGTAA
- a CDS encoding OmpP1/FadL family transporter, with translation MKKNLLLFVIGLSFSMAQSQEITDAIRYSQPDLHGTARFTSMSGAFGALGGDLSAINVNPAGSAVFTNNQFAFTMGNYDTKNNSNYFGTTTSASKNTFDLNQAGGVFVFKDRNPNSDWKKFSMAINYENTNNYDNYLFSAGRSPINSVANYFLSYANGVPLSLLQDSNYASLNHGAQQAFLGYQGYIINPVTETPNNSQYTSNVRPGGNYYQENSLYSNGYNGKLIFNAGLQYRDKIYFGVNLNSHFTDYVQSTKFYELNNNPLDLSYKVKSLNFSNDLHTYGAGFSFQIGAIAKITNEIRLGFAYESPTWYNLKDEFSQRLSSTSSNTVETLPPDVVDPLVINYYAPYDLRTPGSLTGSIAYVFGKFGLISLDYKYKDYSCTQFSPENDPYFRGINNAMKNSLGSSNEVRVGAEYKIHNFRLRGGYRFEGSPYNDSSTVGDLNSFSGGLGYSFGAIKLDFAYAYAHSSSQQQFFTQGFTESAHIDTYKNNFTMTLLFEM, from the coding sequence ATGAAAAAAAACTTATTGTTATTTGTAATCGGATTATCATTTAGCATGGCTCAATCCCAAGAAATTACGGACGCCATTCGATATAGTCAACCCGATTTACATGGAACTGCTCGCTTTACCTCTATGAGTGGTGCTTTTGGAGCGCTCGGTGGTGATTTATCTGCAATAAATGTAAATCCGGCAGGTTCTGCTGTTTTTACAAACAATCAATTTGCCTTTACAATGGGCAATTATGACACAAAAAACAATTCTAATTATTTTGGCACTACCACTTCGGCAAGTAAGAACACTTTTGATCTTAATCAAGCTGGAGGTGTTTTTGTTTTTAAAGACAGAAATCCAAATAGCGATTGGAAAAAATTTAGTATGGCTATCAATTATGAGAACACGAATAATTATGACAACTATTTATTCTCTGCCGGAAGAAGCCCAATCAATTCGGTTGCCAATTATTTTTTAAGTTACGCCAATGGAGTTCCATTAAGCTTATTACAGGATTCTAATTATGCCAGTCTAAACCACGGAGCGCAACAAGCTTTTCTTGGCTATCAAGGCTACATTATAAATCCCGTAACAGAAACTCCCAACAATTCACAATACACTTCTAATGTTCGCCCAGGCGGAAATTACTACCAAGAGAACAGTCTTTACTCTAATGGATATAACGGAAAACTGATTTTTAACGCTGGTCTTCAATACAGAGACAAAATTTATTTTGGGGTCAACTTAAACTCTCATTTTACAGATTATGTTCAAAGTACTAAATTCTATGAGTTAAACAACAACCCATTAGACTTGAGTTACAAAGTTAAAAGTTTGAATTTCTCAAACGATCTTCACACCTATGGTGCCGGTTTTTCATTTCAAATAGGTGCTATTGCAAAAATAACCAACGAGATACGCTTAGGTTTTGCTTACGAATCTCCAACATGGTATAATTTGAAGGATGAATTCTCCCAAAGATTATCTTCTACCAGTAGTAACACAGTAGAGACACTTCCTCCAGATGTAGTCGATCCTTTAGTAATTAATTATTACGCTCCCTATGATTTACGCACTCCAGGAAGTTTGACCGGAAGTATTGCTTATGTTTTTGGAAAATTCGGCTTAATAAGTCTTGATTACAAATACAAAGATTATAGCTGCACCCAATTTAGTCCAGAAAACGATCCTTATTTTAGAGGAATAAACAACGCTATGAAAAACTCTCTTGGCAGCAGTAATGAAGTAAGAGTTGGAGCCGAATATAAAATTCATAATTTCAGACTAAGAGGCGGATACCGTTTTGAAGGAAGCCCCTATAATGATTCTTCTACCGTAGGCGATTTAAATAGCTTTTCAGGTGGCTTAGGTTATAGTTTTGGAGCCATAAAACTTGATTTTGCTTACGCCTACGCCCACAGCAGCTCTCAACAACAATTCTTCACACAAGGATTTACTGAAAGCGCTCACATTGATACCTACAAAAACAATTTTACTATGACTTTGTTATTTGAAATGTAA
- a CDS encoding N-acetylmuramoyl-L-alanine amidase: MKTNFYYFIFLAVIVASCSTNPYKKSEKVYDTQMNSLKETISKKEAVPLTNEPAVIIDSIAYRYKNQLLNYKDTLSKTDSNILPNGIVSEWVGTVNFNLRKPNFIIIHHTAQDSLQKTLRTFTSLKTKVSAHYVISRDGKVVHMLNDYLRAWHAGNSSWGKNTDINSSSLGIELDNNGSEAFSDTQINSLLALLTKLKKDYNIPTQNIIGHSDIAPTRKVDPSALFPWKLLAANGFGLWPDEELPCPPEDFNAEQGLQVIGYNTKNLSAAITAFKLHFIQTEVNNVLDEKTISTIYSIYKK, encoded by the coding sequence ATGAAAACAAACTTTTACTATTTTATTTTTTTAGCTGTTATAGTTGCATCATGCTCCACTAATCCTTACAAGAAAAGTGAAAAGGTCTATGACACCCAAATGAATTCTTTAAAAGAAACCATTTCAAAAAAAGAAGCTGTACCCTTAACAAATGAACCTGCCGTAATTATTGATAGTATTGCTTATCGCTATAAAAATCAACTGCTGAATTATAAAGATACTCTTTCTAAAACCGATAGTAATATTTTACCAAACGGCATTGTATCAGAATGGGTTGGTACCGTAAATTTTAATTTAAGGAAACCTAATTTTATTATTATCCACCATACAGCCCAAGATTCGCTTCAAAAAACATTACGAACTTTTACCTCACTAAAGACAAAAGTAAGTGCTCATTATGTAATCTCAAGAGATGGTAAAGTAGTGCATATGCTCAATGATTATCTAAGAGCATGGCACGCAGGCAATAGTTCTTGGGGCAAAAACACAGATATTAACTCTTCTTCTTTAGGGATTGAATTAGACAATAATGGTTCCGAAGCATTTTCTGACACACAAATCAATAGTTTGTTGGCTCTTTTGACTAAATTAAAAAAAGACTACAACATTCCTACTCAAAACATTATTGGTCATTCAGACATTGCTCCTACTAGAAAAGTAGATCCAAGTGCATTATTTCCATGGAAACTTCTTGCTGCAAATGGTTTTGGTCTTTGGCCTGATGAGGAATTACCTTGCCCACCTGAGGATTTCAATGCAGAACAAGGCTTACAGGTAATTGGTTATAACACAAAAAACCTTTCGGCTGCCATTACTGCTTTCAAACTTCACTTCATTCAAACTGAAGTCAATAATGTTTTGGACGAAAAAACAATCAGTACCATATACTCGATTTACAAAAAATAA
- a CDS encoding outer membrane beta-barrel protein, with amino-acid sequence MKKGVKIIGLMLITSMAFAQESEVSTTCPATTFGGSADAYYKYDFSGISNGYTSFTNADNSFELGMVSLEGSHKWKKASVFVDLGFGSRAKEFTYNDNQYSFMIKQLIFAYDISDSFKVTAGTFGTHIGYELLDAVDNKNYSMSYAFTYGPFFNTGIKGQYTLGKFSFMAGITNPTDFKSTMETGTNAKTFIGQMAYAGETGSVYLNVSSGVSNGSPIRDEDGKVIAPSDEDKTQFDFVGSKKLGDKFTIGFNGTYAITNNSVDSNLDGKWFSLVLYPTYTFNPALLLAYRLEYMNSKEAAASIGVLAGYSIIGNTLSLNYKLGNLTIIPEFRIDSASNDIFEDKDGALKGVNKYALAAVTYTF; translated from the coding sequence ATGAAAAAAGGAGTGAAAATTATAGGATTAATGCTAATAACAAGTATGGCTTTTGCACAGGAATCAGAAGTGTCAACAACATGTCCGGCAACCACATTTGGAGGGTCTGCAGATGCATATTATAAATATGATTTTTCAGGAATCTCAAATGGGTATACTAGTTTTACTAATGCGGATAATTCTTTTGAATTAGGAATGGTCTCTTTAGAAGGTTCCCATAAATGGAAAAAAGCTTCGGTTTTTGTAGATTTAGGATTTGGAAGCAGAGCGAAAGAGTTTACTTATAATGATAATCAATATTCATTTATGATTAAACAATTGATATTTGCTTATGATATTTCAGATAGTTTTAAAGTCACTGCAGGTACATTTGGAACTCATATTGGCTATGAGTTGCTAGACGCTGTTGATAATAAGAACTACAGTATGTCTTATGCTTTTACTTACGGACCATTTTTTAATACTGGAATAAAAGGGCAATATACTTTGGGGAAGTTTAGTTTTATGGCAGGAATTACGAATCCTACTGATTTTAAATCGACTATGGAAACAGGTACAAATGCAAAAACCTTCATTGGGCAAATGGCTTATGCTGGTGAAACTGGAAGCGTTTATCTTAACGTATCTTCTGGTGTTTCTAACGGAAGTCCTATAAGAGATGAAGATGGTAAAGTTATAGCACCTTCGGATGAAGATAAAACTCAGTTTGATTTTGTTGGGTCCAAAAAATTAGGAGATAAATTTACTATTGGTTTCAATGGGACATATGCTATTACTAATAATAGTGTTGATAGTAATTTAGATGGGAAATGGTTTTCATTGGTTTTATATCCTACTTATACATTCAATCCTGCTCTATTATTGGCCTATAGGTTGGAGTATATGAATTCTAAGGAGGCTGCTGCTTCAATTGGAGTTCTAGCCGGTTATTCTATAATTGGTAATACGTTATCCTTGAATTATAAATTGGGGAACTTAACGATTATACCTGAATTTAGAATAGACTCTGCTTCAAATGATATTTTTGAAGACAAAGATGGCGCATTAAAAGGAGTAAATAAATACGCTTTGGCGGCTGTTACTTATACATTCTAA
- a CDS encoding NAD-dependent succinate-semialdehyde dehydrogenase, with translation MIFKSINPFTQAVIAEHEVLTNAQLTQKLQLSESAFKNWRTTSFQERSDKMKKLANILRVNKNELGMLITNEMGKVLREGIAEVEKSAGNCDFYAEHAEKMLKEVQYDTPFKSMSVYDPMGAVFAIMPWNYPFWQVLRYAALAIMAGNVTLLKHAPNVIGCAKAIENAFLEAGFPEGVFQQITIDIPQVESVIASDIVHGVTITGSEMAGSSVASLAGKHIKKSVLELGGSDAFIVLNDADLEKAVTIATQSRMLNAGQACICAKRFIVTEKVADEFVALFMNKVAALQQGNPLQEGIHMGPLARIDLAEKLSFQLERSLKQGAKVIVGGERDHCNFQPTLIDFVDSNNIAFQEETFGPLATIIRAKDENDAIAIANNHRYGLASSIWTEDRENAYKLARKIEAGNVFVNSLVRSDSRIPFGGIKKSGYGRELSEVGIKEFMNMKSIIIE, from the coding sequence ATGATATTTAAGTCTATAAATCCATTTACACAAGCTGTTATTGCTGAGCATGAAGTATTAACGAACGCTCAATTGACTCAGAAATTGCAACTATCGGAATCTGCTTTTAAAAACTGGCGTACGACGAGTTTTCAAGAGAGGTCCGATAAAATGAAAAAGTTGGCAAATATTCTGCGAGTCAATAAAAATGAATTAGGAATGCTCATTACTAATGAAATGGGTAAAGTTCTCCGAGAAGGAATTGCCGAAGTAGAAAAATCAGCAGGGAATTGTGATTTCTATGCAGAGCATGCAGAGAAAATGCTTAAAGAGGTTCAGTATGATACACCTTTTAAAAGTATGTCGGTTTACGATCCGATGGGAGCTGTATTTGCTATTATGCCTTGGAATTATCCTTTTTGGCAAGTGCTGCGTTATGCCGCACTAGCAATTATGGCTGGAAATGTGACACTTTTAAAACACGCACCCAATGTAATTGGTTGTGCCAAAGCCATCGAAAATGCATTTTTGGAAGCTGGTTTTCCAGAAGGTGTTTTTCAGCAAATAACCATTGATATTCCACAAGTAGAAAGTGTGATAGCAAGTGATATCGTTCATGGAGTTACTATAACGGGTAGCGAAATGGCTGGTTCATCAGTTGCGTCATTAGCAGGTAAACATATCAAAAAATCAGTTTTAGAATTAGGAGGGTCAGATGCTTTTATTGTTTTGAATGATGCTGATTTAGAAAAAGCAGTTACAATAGCCACACAATCCAGAATGCTCAATGCTGGTCAGGCTTGTATTTGTGCCAAGCGTTTTATCGTTACCGAAAAAGTAGCTGATGAGTTTGTAGCTCTTTTTATGAATAAAGTAGCTGCGCTACAACAGGGAAATCCGTTACAAGAGGGAATTCATATGGGGCCATTGGCGCGAATTGATCTGGCTGAAAAGTTAAGCTTTCAATTAGAACGTTCCTTGAAACAAGGTGCAAAAGTGATAGTAGGAGGGGAGCGAGATCATTGCAATTTTCAGCCTACGTTAATAGATTTTGTGGATTCAAATAATATAGCTTTTCAAGAAGAAACCTTCGGTCCACTGGCTACAATTATTAGGGCTAAAGATGAAAATGATGCTATTGCTATTGCCAATAATCATAGATATGGTTTGGCTTCGTCAATATGGACAGAGGATAGGGAGAACGCATATAAATTGGCCAGAAAGATCGAAGCTGGCAATGTTTTTGTCAATTCTTTGGTGCGATCAGATTCCCGAATTCCTTTTGGTGGAATAAAGAAATCAGGTTATGGTAGAGAATTATCTGAGGTAGGAATAAAGGAATTTATGAATATGAAGTCCATAATCATTGAGTAA
- the rimO gene encoding 30S ribosomal protein S12 methylthiotransferase RimO, with protein MRTKSLKKNKINVITLGCSKNVYDSEVLMGQLRASGKEVTHEAKAEDEGNIIVINTCGFIDNAKAESVNMILEYADKKDKGLVDKVFVTGCLSERYRPDLEKEIPNVDQYFGTTELPALLKALGADYKHELLGERLTTTPKNYAYLKISEGCDRPCSFCAIPLMRGKNVSQTIEKLVKEAEGLAKDGVKELILIAQDLTYYGLDLYKKRALGELLEALVKVEGIEWIRLHYAFPTGFPMDVLEIMKREPKICNYIDIPLQHISDSILKSMRRGTTQEKTTQLLKDFRAAVPGMAIRTTLIVGYPGETEEDFNILKDFVQEMKFDRMGCFAYSHEENTHAYLLEDDVPDDVKQARANEIMELQSQISWDLNQEKVGQTFRCIIDRKEGGHFVGRTEFDSPDVDNEVLIDATKHYVKTGEFVMIKIIEATEFDLYGEPV; from the coding sequence ATGAGAACGAAGTCTTTAAAAAAGAACAAAATCAATGTGATCACTCTAGGGTGTTCAAAAAATGTGTATGACAGTGAAGTGTTAATGGGGCAACTCCGTGCAAGCGGAAAAGAAGTTACCCATGAAGCCAAGGCTGAAGATGAGGGGAATATTATCGTGATTAATACTTGCGGATTTATTGATAATGCCAAAGCTGAATCAGTAAATATGATTTTGGAATATGCTGATAAAAAAGACAAAGGACTTGTAGACAAAGTTTTTGTTACAGGTTGTTTGTCTGAAAGATACAGACCGGATTTAGAAAAAGAAATCCCAAATGTGGATCAATACTTTGGAACTACCGAATTACCAGCTTTATTAAAAGCTTTAGGTGCTGATTATAAGCATGAATTATTAGGAGAACGTTTGACTACTACTCCAAAAAACTATGCTTATTTAAAAATTTCTGAAGGTTGCGACAGACCATGTAGTTTTTGTGCTATTCCGTTAATGAGAGGAAAAAATGTTTCTCAAACCATTGAAAAACTGGTTAAGGAAGCCGAAGGATTGGCTAAAGACGGAGTAAAAGAATTGATTTTGATTGCACAAGACTTAACTTATTATGGTCTTGATTTATATAAAAAACGTGCGTTAGGTGAATTACTGGAAGCTTTGGTAAAAGTAGAAGGTATTGAGTGGATTCGTTTACACTACGCTTTCCCTACCGGTTTCCCAATGGACGTTCTTGAAATAATGAAACGCGAACCTAAGATTTGTAATTATATTGATATTCCGTTGCAACACATATCGGATTCTATTTTAAAATCGATGCGTCGCGGAACTACTCAGGAAAAAACAACACAATTATTAAAAGACTTTAGAGCTGCAGTTCCTGGAATGGCTATTCGTACAACTTTGATTGTTGGGTATCCTGGAGAAACGGAGGAAGATTTTAATATTTTGAAAGATTTTGTTCAAGAAATGAAATTTGACCGAATGGGTTGTTTTGCTTATTCACATGAAGAAAACACACATGCTTATTTATTGGAAGATGATGTTCCAGACGATGTAAAACAAGCTCGTGCCAATGAAATAATGGAATTACAATCACAGATTTCATGGGATTTGAATCAGGAAAAAGTAGGACAAACTTTTAGATGCATCATTGACAGAAAAGAAGGCGGCCATTTTGTGGGTAGAACTGAATTTGACAGCCCAGATGTAGATAATGAAGTTTTAATAGACGCTACAAAACATTATGTAAAAACAGGTGAGTTTGTAATGATCAAAATTATTGAAGCTACTGAATTTGATTTATACGGAGAACCTGTTTAG
- the proS gene encoding proline--tRNA ligase, which translates to MSKNLTTRAEDYSKWYNELVVKADLAENSGVRGCMVIKPYGYAIWEKMQAELDRMFKETGHQNAYFPLFVPKSMFEAEEKNAEGFAKECAIVTHYRLKNDPDKAGKLMVDPNAKLEEELIVRPTSEAIIWSTYKGWVQSYRDLPLLINQWANVVRWEMRTRLFLRTAEFLWQEGHTAHATRVEAVEESEQMMHVYADFVENFMAIPVIKGLKTETERFAGAEETYCIEALMQDGKALQAGTSHFLGQNFAKAFDVKFANAEGKQEYVWGTSWGVSTRLMGALVMTHSDDQGLVLPPNLAPIQVVIVPIYKTDEQLEAISAEVAVLVSALKKLRISVKFDNRTTQKPGFKFAEWELKGVPVRIAVGPKDLENGTFEVARRDTLTKEVVSKDGIETYVSSLLEQIQKDLFDKALNYRNTHITEVENFDEFKEVLDGEGGFVSAHWDGTAETEEKIKELTKATIRCIPLDRVEQAGSCVFTGKPSVGRVLFAKAY; encoded by the coding sequence ATGAGCAAAAACCTTACGACAAGAGCAGAAGATTATTCAAAATGGTACAATGAGTTGGTTGTTAAGGCCGATTTAGCTGAGAATTCAGGAGTTAGAGGCTGTATGGTAATAAAACCTTATGGGTATGCCATATGGGAGAAGATGCAAGCAGAACTTGATAGAATGTTTAAAGAGACAGGACATCAAAATGCTTATTTTCCTTTATTTGTTCCCAAAAGCATGTTTGAAGCAGAGGAAAAAAATGCTGAAGGATTTGCAAAAGAATGTGCGATTGTAACTCATTATAGATTAAAAAATGATCCTGATAAAGCAGGTAAGCTAATGGTTGATCCAAATGCAAAGTTAGAAGAGGAACTTATTGTTCGTCCTACCAGTGAAGCTATTATTTGGTCTACTTATAAAGGATGGGTGCAGTCATACAGGGATTTACCGTTATTAATAAATCAATGGGCTAATGTGGTTCGTTGGGAAATGAGAACTAGGTTGTTTTTAAGAACAGCTGAGTTCTTGTGGCAAGAAGGGCATACAGCGCATGCAACTAGAGTAGAGGCTGTAGAGGAATCAGAGCAAATGATGCATGTATATGCTGATTTTGTCGAGAATTTTATGGCAATACCAGTAATAAAAGGATTGAAAACTGAAACAGAACGATTTGCCGGTGCCGAAGAAACGTATTGTATCGAGGCTTTAATGCAGGATGGTAAAGCATTGCAAGCAGGGACATCGCACTTTTTAGGTCAAAATTTCGCAAAAGCTTTTGATGTTAAATTTGCTAATGCCGAAGGAAAACAAGAATATGTTTGGGGTACTTCGTGGGGAGTTTCAACTCGATTGATGGGAGCGCTAGTAATGACGCATTCAGATGATCAAGGGCTAGTGTTGCCTCCTAATTTGGCGCCTATACAAGTTGTTATTGTTCCTATTTATAAAACAGATGAGCAATTAGAAGCCATTTCTGCTGAAGTAGCTGTTTTGGTTAGTGCTCTTAAGAAATTAAGGATATCTGTAAAATTTGATAATAGAACGACTCAAAAACCAGGATTCAAATTTGCTGAATGGGAATTGAAAGGAGTGCCGGTTCGAATTGCTGTAGGACCAAAAGATTTAGAAAACGGAACTTTTGAAGTAGCCAGAAGAGATACTTTGACTAAGGAAGTGGTTTCGAAAGATGGAATTGAAACTTATGTAAGTAGTTTGTTAGAGCAAATCCAAAAAGATTTGTTTGATAAAGCATTAAATTATAGGAATACTCATATTACAGAAGTAGAAAATTTTGATGAGTTTAAAGAAGTTTTAGATGGTGAAGGAGGTTTTGTTTCAGCACATTGGGATGGAACTGCAGAGACAGAAGAGAAGATTAAGGAGTTGACTAAAGCGACTATAAGATGTATTCCTTTGGATAGGGTTGAACAGGCGGGAAGCTGTGTGTTTACAGGAAAACCTTCTGTAGGAAGAGTATTGTTTGCTAAGGCATATTAA
- the rpsT gene encoding 30S ribosomal protein S20: MANHKSALKRIRSNEKKRVLNRYQHKTTRNAIKALRIATDKVDATSKLSSVISMIDKLAKKNIIHDNKASNLKSKLTKHVAKL, from the coding sequence ATGGCAAATCATAAGTCAGCTCTAAAGAGAATTAGAAGTAACGAAAAGAAAAGAGTATTAAATAGATACCAACACAAAACGACTCGTAATGCTATTAAAGCATTAAGAATAGCTACTGATAAAGTTGATGCTACTTCTAAATTATCAAGTGTAATTTCTATGATTGATAAATTAGCTAAGAAAAATATCATTCATGATAATAAAGCTTCTAACTTGAAGTCTAAATTAACTAAGCACGTTGCAAAATTGTAA
- a CDS encoding response regulator, producing MLDLIMCIDDDPITLLLFKKVINKALFSKEIITAQNGEEALEFFKSIKDTTTKQPQLIFLDLNMPVMGGWEFLDYFNKPEYLNFNNIKVVVLSSTIDPEDVKKSKTYPIVIDFLPKPITTSMLDYLKTKF from the coding sequence ATGTTAGATCTAATCATGTGTATCGACGATGATCCTATAACTTTATTGTTATTTAAAAAAGTCATCAATAAAGCCCTTTTTTCAAAAGAAATAATAACCGCTCAAAATGGCGAAGAAGCATTAGAATTCTTTAAATCAATAAAAGACACAACCACCAAGCAACCTCAATTGATATTCCTTGATTTAAACATGCCAGTTATGGGCGGATGGGAGTTTTTAGATTATTTCAACAAGCCAGAATACCTCAACTTCAACAACATCAAGGTTGTTGTTTTATCATCTACAATAGATCCAGAAGATGTTAAAAAATCGAAAACTTACCCTATAGTTATTGATTTCTTACCTAAACCTATCACCACTTCAATGCTTGATTATCTAAAAACTAAGTTTTAA
- a CDS encoding DegT/DnrJ/EryC1/StrS family aminotransferase — protein sequence MNKSKIWLSSPHMGGTELEYIQDAFDTNWIAPIGANITEFEHDLEKYLSQNIYVTALNSATSAIHLGLILLNVKKDDVVICQSLTFTASANPILYLGATPIFIDSEPETWNLCPIALEEAILDTISKGKIPKAIITVHLYGVPYKIDEIRTIADKYKIPILEDSAEALGSSYKGQKCGTFGDVGVFSFNGNKIITTSGGGAIVTSNYQLKKKAQFLASQSKDEAPHYQHSELGYNYQMSNICAGIGRGQMKVLNQHIALRRAMHDFYVSLFENIPGIAVFSTTNPDSFSNYWLTSILVNPDETKNGIDRETIRLALLDSDIECRPLWKPMHLQPLYENYPFYGNKVAETLFERGLSLPSGSNLTDSDRDRIQTILLKLLS from the coding sequence ATGAACAAATCAAAAATATGGTTATCCTCTCCCCATATGGGAGGCACTGAACTCGAATACATACAAGATGCTTTCGACACAAACTGGATTGCCCCTATTGGAGCAAATATTACCGAATTTGAACATGACTTGGAAAAATATTTATCTCAAAATATTTATGTTACTGCATTAAACTCAGCAACTTCTGCCATTCATCTGGGTTTAATTCTCCTAAACGTAAAAAAAGACGATGTTGTCATTTGCCAATCACTAACATTCACTGCATCAGCAAATCCTATTCTTTATCTAGGAGCAACTCCCATTTTTATTGACAGCGAACCGGAAACCTGGAATCTTTGTCCCATTGCTTTAGAAGAAGCCATTCTAGACACTATTTCTAAAGGAAAAATACCAAAAGCAATAATTACTGTACACTTATACGGTGTTCCCTATAAAATTGACGAAATAAGAACCATTGCCGATAAATACAAAATCCCAATTTTGGAAGATAGTGCCGAGGCCTTGGGAAGTAGCTACAAAGGACAAAAATGTGGTACTTTTGGAGATGTTGGCGTTTTTTCATTCAATGGAAACAAAATCATAACCACTTCAGGAGGTGGAGCTATTGTCACCTCAAATTATCAATTAAAGAAAAAAGCGCAATTTCTGGCGTCACAATCAAAAGATGAAGCTCCTCATTATCAACACAGCGAATTAGGATACAACTATCAAATGAGTAATATTTGTGCTGGTATCGGACGAGGACAAATGAAAGTATTGAATCAACATATTGCTTTAAGAAGAGCGATGCATGATTTTTATGTTTCGCTTTTTGAAAATATTCCCGGAATCGCTGTTTTCTCTACAACAAATCCAGACAGCTTCTCTAATTATTGGTTGACATCTATTCTTGTAAATCCTGATGAAACCAAAAACGGAATCGATCGGGAAACCATACGATTGGCATTATTGGATTCTGATATAGAATGCAGACCTTTATGGAAACCCATGCACCTGCAACCACTTTATGAAAACTATCCATTTTATGGAAATAAAGTTGCCGAAACATTGTTTGAGAGAGGACTTAGTTTGCCTTCAGGCTCCAATCTGACTGACTCTGACAGAGATCGTATACAAACCATTTTATTAAAACTATTGTCCTAA